ACAAACATTGACCTGGCCACAACCCAGGCGCTATCATTGCCGCCCTAAATTACGAACTGGTCGAGTTTTAGCCAATAGGACCAGGGATAGAGCCAGTCTGGCAACGCCGGGCGTGCATAAAATTGAAACCGAATCTATCAGGTAGGTGATTGTCGAATGCCAGCTGTTAAAGTGAAAGAGAACGAACCGTTTGACGTAGCACTGCGTCGCTTCAAGCGTTCCTGCGAAAAAGCGGGTGTGCTCTCCGAAGTGCGTCGCCGCGAGCACTATGAGAAGCCGACTTCCGTTCGCAAACGTAAAGCAGCCGCAGCCGTTAAGCGTCATCTCAA
This sequence is a window from Marinobacter sp. ANT_B65. Protein-coding genes within it:
- the rpsU gene encoding 30S ribosomal protein S21, whose amino-acid sequence is MPAVKVKENEPFDVALRRFKRSCEKAGVLSEVRRREHYEKPTSVRKRKAAAAVKRHLKKLQREQRKFERLY